A stretch of Kryptolebias marmoratus isolate JLee-2015 linkage group LG24, ASM164957v2, whole genome shotgun sequence DNA encodes these proteins:
- the palld gene encoding palladin isoform X5, whose protein sequence is MQASTFNYARPKQFIAAQSPGGAGYVTQSSGSSGSSLSSPLSPPTSHKPFSRVTLPSFTKAGSVESPSSPSFPPPPPPFLSSSNLPSPSGSAQDFPPPPPPPPPPASISPAYSDMSSPFSSVPPSPASSFLSSVLPSTPSTPSSPTVNSLGLPKGNGTVKVFPRKSSVTKTPRVVSDSDIQGSKDAVIQDLERKLRFKEERNGQQRLTYEEKMARRLLGADNAATVLNTQDTEEEPVTQEDKSTDRESYPQKEYKVSSFEQRLISEIEFRLERSPVEESDDDVQHDEDSAGRGVGPSFDQKLKHYKVFEGMPVTFSCKVKGEPKPKVYWFKDGKQISKRSEHYRISRDPDGTCSLHTAAASLDDDGNYTVLAANPDGRVSCTGRMMVQAVNQRGRSPRMAPGHMRRPRSRSRDSGDENDNIQERHFRPHFLQAPGDLIVQEGRLCRMDCKVSGLPTPDLIWQLNGQTIRPDSAHKMLVRENGVHSLVIEPVTSRDAGIYTCIASNRAGQNSFNLELIVAAKEMHKAPSFIEKLQNTSVAEGHPVRLECRVAGVPHPQIFWKRENESFTHNTDRISMHQDNCGYLCMIIQPALKEDAGWYTVSAKNDAGIISSTARLDVHAQWQQPNLPKAKKVRPSTSRYAALTERGLDVKAAFFPDSSPLQSSALVESDDL, encoded by the exons ATGCAGGCCAGCACATTTAACTACGCCCGGCCCAAGCAGTTCATCGCCGCCCAGAGTCCAGGCGGGGCGGGCTACGTCACCCAGTCCTCCGGCTCCTCTGGGTCCAGCCTGTCCTCCCCCCTGTCCCCTCCCACCTCCCACAAGCCCTTCAGCAGAGTCACCCTGCCCTCGTTCACCAAGGCCGGCAGTGTGGAGTCTCCAAGTTCCCCCTCCttcccccctccacctccacctttCCTCAGCTCCAGCAACCTACCCTCTCCGTCAGGCTCCGCTCAGGATTTCCcccctcctccgcctcctccccctccacctGCCTCTATTTCCCCAGCTTACTCGGACATGTCCTCGCCGTTCTCCTCCGTGCCTCCATCTCCTGCCTCCAGCTTCTTATCGTCAGTGTTGCCCTCCACGCCCTCCACACCCAGCAGCCCGACCGTTAACAGCCTGGGCCTCCCAAAAGGCAACGGGACAGT TAAAGTGTTTCCCAGGAAGTCCTCGGTCACCAAAACTCCTCGGGTCGTCTCTGACTCGGATATCCAGGGCTCGAAGGACGCCGTCATCCAGGACTTGGAGAGAAAACTGCGATTTAAAGAGGAGCGCAACGGtcaacag AGGCTAACCTATGAGGAGAAGATGGCTCGCAGACTGCTGGGGGCGGACAATGCTGCCACAGTCTTAAACACACAGGACACAGAGGAGGAGCCCGTCACACAG GAAGACAAGTCAACTGATAGAGAATCTTATCCTCAAAAG gAGTACAAAGTGTCCAGCTTCGAGCAGCGCCTGATCAGTGAGATTGAGTTCCGGCTGGAGCGCTCTCCGGTGGAGGAGTCGGACGACGACGTTCAGCACGACGAAGACTCCGCTGGCCGGGGGGTGGGGCCGTCCTTTGACCAGAAGCTCAAGCACTACAAAGTGTTCGAGGGCATGCCCGTCACATTCTCCTGCAAGGTTAAAGGAGAGCCCAAACCAAAG GTTTACTGGTTTAAAGACGGCAAGCAGATCTCAAAGAGGAGCGAGCACTACAGGATCAGCCGAGACCCAGATGGTACCTGCTCTCTGCACACCGCAGCAGCGTCGCTGGATGACGATGGCAACTACACCGTCCTCGCAGCAAACCCAGAT GGCAGGGTGAGCTGCACTGGCAGGATGATGGTGCAGGCTGTAAACCAGCGCGGCCGCAGCCCCCGAATGGCACCTGGACACATGCGCAG gcccaggtccaggtccagagACAGCGGCGACGAGAACGATAACATCCAGGAGCGTCACTTCCGCCCCCACTTCCTGCAGGCGCCTGGTGATCTCATCGTCCAGGAGGGCCGCCTGTGCCGGATGGACTGTAag GTGAGCGGCCTTCCCACCCCTGACCTCATATGGCAGCTGAACGGGCAGACCATCCGCCCTGACTCCGCCCACAAGATGCTGGTGAGGGAGAACGGCGTGCACTCGCTGGTCATCGAGCCCGTGACGAGCCGCGACGCGGGCATCTACACCTGTATCGCCAGCAACCGAGCCGGCCAGAACTCCTTCAATCTGGAGCTCATCGTTGCAg CTAAAGAGATGCACAAGGCCCCTTCGTTCATCGAGAAGCTGCAGAACACAAGCGTCGCCGAGGGGCATCCTGTGCGACTGGAGTGCCGGGTGGCGGGGGTTCCCCACCCACAGATCTTCTGGAAGAGGGAGAACGAGTCGTTCACTCACAACACAGACAGAATCAG CATGCACCAGGACAACTGTGGCTACCTGTGCATGATAATCCAACCGGCTCTGAAAGAAGACGCGGGCTGGTACACCGTCTCTGCCAAGAACGACGCCGGCATCATATCCAGCACCGCTCGCCTTGACGTTCACG CTCaatggcagcagccaaacctcCCCAAGGCCAAGAAGGTGCGTCCCTCCACCAGTCGCTACGCCGCGCTGACGGAGAGAGGCCTGGACGTGAAGGCGGCCTTCTTTCCCGACTCCAGCCCGCTGCAGTCCAGCGCCCTGGTGGAAAGTGATGACCTGTAA